In Leifsonia sp. ZF2019, a genomic segment contains:
- a CDS encoding amidohydrolase family protein, which translates to MAARTIIAGVTVVDVRTGGLLPDSELVISDGLITAVARAGTTPRTDHDDVLTPGPVFVVPGFTDTHAHALNLTEPDGTLALMLAFGITSFRQMSGSSDLLRRRARDQLGLPADSPALTALCGEILSPANAATPMEARETVRSEAADGADFIKVAAVSPDTLTAVQREAAAWGVPVAGHLPAGADPRAAARLGFTIEHLGPGIPLLAACSTDEQAIQAQLRSGSELRLPRLPRPVLARILTMALPRVVVNPTARATDSSIALLQHALDTFDDGKARELAQLFVREDTWVTPTLVRQLTSQRADIPSFRDDPDLRYVKPGTVRFWTRSADHFSKKYTPQQHATFAAQHDTELRLVKIFAEEGVRMTTGSDATGAGWVIAGPSLHREFDLLAAAGVDPLRILQMTTVDAASLVGRSEDSGTIEVGKLADLVFLARDPRESAAHLHDIVGVVRQGRHYAPSDLSALREGVAAARSVT; encoded by the coding sequence TTGGCCGCGCGAACCATCATCGCTGGAGTCACCGTCGTCGACGTGCGAACCGGGGGCCTGCTGCCGGACAGCGAGCTGGTGATCAGCGACGGCCTGATCACCGCGGTGGCGCGCGCCGGCACCACCCCGCGCACGGATCACGACGACGTGCTGACGCCGGGCCCGGTCTTCGTCGTCCCCGGGTTCACGGACACGCACGCGCACGCCCTGAACCTCACCGAGCCGGACGGGACGTTGGCGCTCATGCTCGCCTTCGGGATCACGTCGTTTCGGCAGATGTCCGGCAGCTCCGACCTTCTTCGCCGGCGCGCACGGGACCAGTTGGGACTCCCGGCCGATTCTCCAGCGCTGACCGCGCTCTGCGGCGAGATCCTCTCGCCCGCGAACGCGGCGACCCCCATGGAGGCCAGAGAGACCGTGCGCTCGGAGGCGGCGGACGGCGCGGATTTCATCAAAGTCGCAGCCGTCAGCCCGGACACCCTGACCGCAGTGCAACGGGAGGCCGCCGCATGGGGTGTCCCCGTGGCCGGGCACCTTCCCGCCGGCGCTGATCCGCGAGCGGCGGCGCGTCTCGGATTCACGATCGAGCACCTGGGTCCGGGCATTCCGCTCCTGGCCGCGTGCTCCACGGACGAACAGGCTATACAGGCTCAGCTCCGGAGCGGAAGCGAGCTCCGGCTGCCGCGCCTTCCCCGGCCCGTGCTCGCGCGCATCCTGACAATGGCGCTCCCGCGCGTCGTCGTGAATCCGACGGCACGGGCGACCGACAGCTCGATCGCACTGCTTCAGCACGCCCTCGACACCTTCGACGACGGCAAGGCCCGAGAGCTCGCGCAGCTGTTCGTCCGAGAGGACACGTGGGTGACCCCCACGCTCGTCCGGCAACTGACCTCGCAGCGGGCCGACATCCCGTCCTTCCGCGACGACCCCGACCTCCGCTACGTGAAGCCGGGCACCGTGAGATTCTGGACCAGGTCCGCGGATCACTTCTCGAAGAAGTACACACCCCAGCAGCACGCGACCTTCGCGGCACAACACGACACAGAGCTTCGGCTCGTGAAGATCTTCGCCGAGGAGGGCGTTCGCATGACCACCGGCAGCGACGCCACCGGCGCCGGCTGGGTGATCGCCGGACCGTCGCTTCACCGAGAGTTCGACCTCCTCGCCGCAGCCGGGGTCGACCCGCTCCGCATTCTCCAGATGACGACGGTGGACGCCGCGAGCCTCGTCGGGCGCTCGGAGGATTCCGGCACGATCGAGGTCGGCAAGCTCGCCGACCTCGTCTTCCTCGCCCGCGACCCCCGCGAATCAGCCGCGCACCTTCATGACATCGTGGGTGTCGTCCGCCAGGGACGTCACTACGCGCCCAGCGACCTCTCGGCCCTCCGAGAGGGCGTCGCCGCGGCACGCTCCGTCACCTGA
- a CDS encoding SDR family oxidoreductase, whose product MTTSGYATQRHAVLITGGSDGIGLGLARRYIERGDRVIVTGRREERLTAAATSVPGLETYVNDIGSPEAREALTAYIATTMPELDTVINNAGVQRRVPLASDDEPWSAARAEIEILLDGPIHLNRLLIPQLLSRGRGSLIVDVTSGGAYMPQTFAPIYSASKAALHSYTVNLRWALADTTIGVAELIPPAVATALAGTEDRHGADVDEFCDAVFPLLDGDHDEVGFGFTASGAFRSLLSLQHELFEASAGRSAVSRYRESTCAECTSARIR is encoded by the coding sequence ATGACAACATCAGGGTACGCGACTCAACGCCACGCCGTCCTCATCACCGGGGGCAGCGACGGCATCGGATTGGGGCTTGCTCGCCGATACATCGAACGAGGCGATCGTGTCATCGTGACGGGCCGACGAGAGGAACGACTGACGGCCGCAGCGACAAGCGTTCCCGGGCTCGAGACCTATGTGAACGACATCGGATCCCCCGAAGCGAGGGAAGCCCTCACCGCGTACATCGCGACGACGATGCCCGAACTGGACACGGTCATCAACAATGCCGGCGTGCAACGTCGCGTACCCCTCGCCTCTGATGACGAGCCCTGGAGCGCCGCCCGCGCCGAGATAGAGATCCTCCTCGACGGCCCCATCCACCTCAACCGACTCCTCATCCCTCAGCTGCTCAGCAGGGGTCGCGGCTCGCTCATCGTCGACGTCACCTCCGGTGGTGCGTACATGCCGCAGACCTTCGCGCCCATCTACAGTGCATCGAAGGCTGCGCTCCACAGCTACACCGTCAACCTCCGATGGGCGCTGGCCGACACGACGATCGGAGTCGCGGAGCTCATCCCGCCGGCCGTGGCCACCGCTCTGGCCGGCACGGAGGATCGTCACGGTGCCGACGTCGACGAGTTCTGCGATGCCGTGTTCCCGCTCCTCGACGGCGATCACGACGAGGTCGGATTCGGTTTCACCGCGTCCGGCGCCTTCCGTTCCCTCCTCAGCCTCCAACACGAACTGTTCGAGGCCTCCGCCGGCCGTTCCGCCGTCTCCCGCTACCGGGAGTCCACCTGCGCGGAATGCACATCTGCCCGGATCAGGTGA
- a CDS encoding MarR family winged helix-turn-helix transcriptional regulator, with translation MSTSLSVTETLQWEAWKHAQAAVSEAVERAIESASGLSGPDFAVLSRVVELGDGTLGQNQLVASLGWDRSRLSRQLTRMAARGLLVSTAASGGGARRQIIATDDGRERVRLARPAHARAVRDALLEPASTADDFWAGVTALSDGHAKKH, from the coding sequence ATGTCAACATCATTGAGCGTCACGGAGACCCTCCAGTGGGAGGCGTGGAAGCATGCCCAAGCCGCCGTCAGCGAAGCGGTCGAGCGGGCGATCGAGTCCGCGTCTGGCCTTTCCGGTCCGGATTTCGCGGTGCTCTCGCGCGTTGTCGAGCTGGGCGACGGCACGCTGGGGCAGAACCAGCTTGTCGCGTCGTTGGGTTGGGATCGGAGTCGGCTCTCTCGGCAGCTGACCCGTATGGCGGCGCGGGGACTCCTCGTGAGCACGGCCGCATCGGGCGGCGGGGCCCGCCGGCAGATCATCGCGACCGATGATGGCCGGGAGAGAGTGCGCCTGGCCCGGCCGGCGCACGCGCGGGCCGTCCGGGATGCGCTTCTTGAGCCCGCGTCGACAGCCGACGACTTCTGGGCCGGCGTGACGGCCCTCTCAGACGGGCACGCCAAGAAGCACTGA
- a CDS encoding alpha-galactosidase: MTISSPTPDSWHIAAGRTSYAVALDDDGRLRLLHWGRSISDADVARLAARPDDLFVLESTYNPRVTDELSFPDGVDQRIPTVRAEFASGSRGLRLAVSDTSWDDTTLRIALVDSVQGFEVVLWYRVQERSEVIERWAELSNLSAAPVAVVTAHSCALALPRRVRRVSYLAGRWAADPRWTQSELPEGRFELAESGGYAGHRAKPWFAVDDGNATEDDGEVWSASLAWSGSWRLAIERTVHEGWHAVMGIAEADFRYLLDAGERLTLPAVALVHSREGFGGMSRRWHDHQREAVLRDTLPRPVLFNSWEATMFDIDEGGQLDLAARAAEIGCELFVVDDGWFRGRDDETGGLGDWEPDPAKFPRGLRPLADEVRSLGMDFGLWIEPEMVSPGSEIMREHPDWVYAFPGLDRVTMRHQLVLNLARADVREHVWQTIDRLLREVPISYLKWDFNRPITQAGWAGHPNAQRIWIDHVRALYAILDRLRAEHPAVRIEACAGGGGRTDLGMLAHVDQVWTSDDTDPYDRLALQHGFTYAFAPNAMSSWVTASPSLLNNRQSSVTYRFHVAMCGVLGIGDDIRAWTAEETAVATKLIRWYKANRETIQNGTVSRLAYSPELTAVQYESADRESIVVFAFGHARRFATRREKIRLKVSDDAGLYVDEHGRLFGGSELNAVGLGVELSGDLDSTASLLRRVSGSGGDRHSCADQIESAR; this comes from the coding sequence ATGACGATCAGCTCCCCGACGCCGGACTCGTGGCACATCGCCGCCGGCCGGACCTCGTACGCCGTCGCCCTCGACGACGACGGCCGGCTCCGCCTCCTCCACTGGGGGCGATCCATCTCAGACGCAGACGTCGCGCGCCTGGCGGCGCGTCCCGACGATCTCTTCGTGCTCGAATCGACCTACAACCCCCGGGTCACGGACGAGCTCTCCTTCCCCGACGGCGTCGACCAACGCATCCCCACCGTCCGCGCCGAGTTCGCATCGGGATCACGCGGTCTCCGACTCGCTGTGTCCGACACCTCGTGGGATGACACGACGCTGCGGATAGCGCTTGTCGATTCCGTGCAGGGCTTCGAGGTCGTCCTCTGGTATCGCGTTCAAGAACGTTCAGAGGTCATCGAACGATGGGCCGAGCTGAGCAATCTGTCGGCCGCGCCTGTCGCTGTCGTGACGGCGCATTCCTGCGCGCTCGCCCTGCCGCGCCGGGTCCGTCGGGTGAGCTATCTCGCCGGGCGCTGGGCGGCCGACCCGCGGTGGACGCAGTCGGAGCTTCCGGAGGGACGCTTCGAGCTCGCCGAGTCCGGTGGTTACGCCGGGCACCGCGCCAAGCCGTGGTTCGCCGTCGACGACGGGAACGCGACGGAGGACGACGGTGAGGTGTGGAGTGCGTCCCTCGCCTGGTCGGGGTCGTGGCGGCTCGCGATCGAACGGACGGTGCACGAAGGCTGGCATGCGGTGATGGGGATCGCCGAAGCCGACTTCCGCTACCTCCTCGACGCCGGAGAGCGGCTGACCCTCCCTGCTGTCGCTCTCGTTCACTCGCGCGAAGGCTTCGGCGGGATGAGCCGACGGTGGCACGACCACCAGCGTGAGGCGGTCCTCAGGGACACCCTGCCGCGCCCTGTGCTGTTCAATTCGTGGGAGGCCACGATGTTCGACATCGACGAGGGTGGCCAGCTGGACCTCGCGGCCCGCGCTGCCGAGATCGGCTGCGAACTGTTCGTGGTCGATGACGGCTGGTTCCGTGGGCGAGACGACGAGACGGGTGGACTCGGCGATTGGGAGCCGGACCCTGCCAAATTCCCTCGTGGGCTGCGACCGTTGGCCGACGAGGTCCGGTCGTTGGGGATGGACTTCGGATTGTGGATCGAGCCGGAGATGGTGAGCCCCGGCAGCGAGATCATGCGCGAGCATCCGGACTGGGTGTACGCGTTCCCGGGTCTCGACCGAGTGACGATGCGGCACCAGCTTGTGCTCAATCTCGCTCGAGCCGACGTCAGGGAGCATGTCTGGCAGACCATCGACCGGCTCCTCCGCGAGGTCCCGATCTCCTACCTCAAGTGGGACTTCAATCGACCGATCACGCAGGCGGGATGGGCGGGCCACCCCAACGCGCAGCGGATATGGATCGACCACGTCCGGGCTCTCTACGCGATCCTCGACCGGCTGCGCGCCGAGCACCCGGCCGTGCGCATCGAAGCGTGTGCGGGAGGCGGCGGGCGGACCGATCTCGGCATGCTCGCTCACGTCGACCAGGTGTGGACCTCCGACGACACCGACCCGTACGACCGGCTTGCCCTGCAGCACGGGTTCACCTACGCGTTCGCCCCGAACGCGATGAGCTCGTGGGTGACGGCGAGTCCGTCTCTTCTCAACAACCGGCAGTCGAGCGTGACCTACCGATTCCATGTCGCGATGTGTGGAGTCCTCGGCATCGGCGATGACATCAGAGCCTGGACAGCGGAGGAGACCGCCGTCGCGACGAAACTGATCCGCTGGTACAAGGCGAACCGTGAAACGATCCAGAACGGCACCGTGTCACGCCTCGCATACTCTCCCGAGCTCACCGCTGTGCAGTATGAGTCCGCGGATCGTGAGTCGATCGTCGTCTTCGCATTCGGTCACGCACGACGCTTCGCCACCCGAAGGGAGAAGATCCGGCTGAAGGTCTCGGACGACGCCGGCCTCTACGTCGACGAACACGGCCGTCTCTTCGGGGGGAGCGAGCTCAACGCCGTCGGACTCGGTGTAGAGCTCTCCGGCGATCTCGACAGCACGGCCTCGCTCTTGCGAAGGGTCTCGGGATCCGGGGGTGATCGCCACTCCTGTGCCGACCAGATCGAGAGCGCGCGCTGA
- a CDS encoding ABC transporter substrate-binding protein has translation MRKKVLGVAAVLLSVGLLATGCAVSGSDGGKDTLTLTWVSGTESQVIDPTVKAFEKANPGVTVKTNIIASTDLTQTLQTQLTAGTAPDIFLTAPPGSQGAVPDLAKAGYLAPLDDLPWAGAATAPAKAAMTYDGKVYGITPNFTSIGAIYNTDSLSAAGLTAPRTWSELLSFCAAAKAKGKVAFGLGLQEGWTTFLIPRALLATLIPDPDKWNSELSDGTFDYADSPQWKEALEKQDEMTKAGCFNDSPNGTSIDNTVLPGVINGDYLGTVSVSAHIGVMESKATGTLHLVTTPLPATDDAAAQKFEILPGSGLSINAASKNLALAKKFLTLWSSEKSLDSIAAASGTIPSIASDSFAPPASLKELAAAAADGHTIAGNFLWKSSVQQALTDGVQGIFAGSSTPQKTLDAMQAAYTAK, from the coding sequence ATGCGAAAGAAAGTCCTCGGCGTCGCAGCAGTGCTGCTGAGCGTCGGCCTGCTCGCCACCGGATGCGCCGTCAGCGGCTCCGACGGCGGAAAGGACACCCTCACCCTCACCTGGGTGTCCGGGACCGAGAGCCAGGTGATCGACCCGACGGTGAAGGCGTTCGAGAAGGCGAACCCCGGTGTCACCGTCAAGACGAACATCATCGCCAGCACCGACCTCACCCAGACGCTCCAGACCCAGCTCACCGCTGGAACGGCGCCCGACATCTTCCTCACAGCCCCTCCCGGCAGTCAGGGGGCCGTTCCCGATCTCGCCAAGGCGGGATATCTCGCTCCGCTCGACGACCTCCCGTGGGCCGGGGCCGCGACAGCGCCGGCGAAGGCCGCCATGACGTATGACGGCAAGGTCTACGGGATCACTCCGAACTTCACCTCCATCGGCGCGATCTACAACACGGACAGTCTCTCTGCGGCAGGCCTGACCGCGCCGCGCACCTGGAGCGAGCTGCTGAGCTTCTGTGCGGCCGCGAAGGCGAAGGGGAAGGTCGCGTTCGGACTCGGCCTGCAGGAGGGGTGGACGACCTTCCTGATTCCGCGCGCACTCCTCGCGACCCTCATCCCCGACCCGGACAAATGGAACTCGGAGCTCAGCGACGGAACGTTCGACTATGCCGATTCGCCGCAGTGGAAGGAGGCGCTCGAGAAGCAGGACGAGATGACCAAGGCGGGCTGCTTCAACGACTCCCCGAACGGCACCTCGATCGACAACACCGTTCTGCCCGGCGTCATCAACGGCGACTACCTGGGGACGGTCTCGGTGAGTGCACACATCGGCGTCATGGAGAGCAAGGCGACCGGTACCCTCCACCTCGTCACCACGCCCCTGCCTGCCACCGATGACGCAGCAGCGCAGAAGTTCGAGATCCTCCCGGGCAGCGGCCTCTCGATCAACGCCGCCTCCAAGAACCTGGCGCTCGCGAAGAAGTTCCTGACCCTGTGGTCGTCCGAGAAATCCCTCGATTCGATCGCTGCCGCGTCAGGAACGATCCCCAGCATCGCGAGCGACTCGTTCGCTCCGCCTGCGAGCCTGAAGGAGCTCGCTGCCGCCGCCGCCGACGGTCACACGATCGCAGGAAACTTCCTCTGGAAGAGTTCGGTGCAGCAAGCGCTCACGGACGGCGTGCAGGGCATCTTCGCCGGGAGCTCCACTCCGCAGAAGACGCTGGACGCGATGCAAGCCGCCTACACGGCGAAGTAA
- a CDS encoding carbohydrate ABC transporter permease: protein MIARYTPRTALFEGLMWILALVYLGVPVYLLINVALKGQTDTSPALTPADPVTFDNFRTAFLEGNIGQAFVTSLFITVASVTAVILISAAAAYPLARATRRWSTITFSVFVAGLVVPAVGVIPLYVTMKNLGLLGSPGALVLLYVGMNLPFAILLYTVFLRAVPADYEEAARIDGAGPIRTFWSVVFPLLRPVTGTIAVLTVIAIYNDFFTPLLYLNGSSYTTLPLALRNFSSQYTTNWGAIFAGISLGVLPVLAFYLVLQRNIIKGFAGGLKG from the coding sequence ATGATCGCGCGCTACACCCCGAGAACCGCTCTCTTCGAGGGCCTGATGTGGATTCTCGCCCTCGTCTATCTCGGAGTCCCCGTCTATCTCCTCATCAATGTCGCCCTCAAGGGACAGACCGACACCAGTCCCGCGCTGACACCGGCCGACCCGGTCACATTCGACAACTTCCGGACGGCGTTCCTGGAAGGGAACATCGGTCAGGCATTCGTGACCTCCCTTTTCATCACCGTCGCCAGCGTCACAGCGGTGATCCTGATCTCGGCCGCCGCGGCGTATCCGCTCGCCCGGGCGACGCGACGGTGGTCCACGATCACCTTCTCGGTCTTCGTCGCCGGATTGGTGGTCCCCGCCGTCGGGGTCATCCCCCTCTACGTGACGATGAAGAATCTCGGCCTGCTGGGGTCGCCGGGCGCCCTCGTGCTGCTCTACGTCGGAATGAACCTCCCCTTCGCCATCCTCCTGTACACCGTCTTCTTGCGCGCCGTTCCCGCCGACTACGAGGAGGCGGCGAGGATCGATGGCGCCGGGCCGATCCGGACTTTCTGGAGCGTCGTCTTCCCGCTTCTGCGTCCCGTCACCGGAACGATCGCGGTTCTCACGGTGATCGCGATCTACAACGACTTCTTCACGCCGCTGCTGTATCTGAACGGAAGCTCGTACACGACCCTGCCGCTGGCTCTGCGCAACTTCTCGAGCCAGTACACCACCAACTGGGGCGCGATCTTCGCGGGGATCTCGCTCGGCGTGCTTCCCGTGCTCGCCTTCTATCTCGTCCTCCAGCGGAACATCATCAAGGGCTTCGCTGGCGGCCTCAAGGGTTGA
- a CDS encoding carbohydrate ABC transporter permease, whose amino-acid sequence MTDAPAERTRASPEPVRGTRGRARVVPWWFIAPAAVIYCFVTVVPDVQAMAYSLTDWNGLANHFSFIGLTNYVSAFENPNFVKGLVNTVALTIMITLAQLVIGLLLALALSTRLKSKTVLRTLFFTPVVLTSVAVGYIWKFLYAPTGAINQILDAIGLHALAHDWLGDPSVNLWSIAVMCVWQSAGVTMVIFIAGLEGIDSETLEAAHLDGANGWQRFWYVIRPLLAPAVLINSLLCVIGGLKIFDQIFITTQGGPARSTATLATMSYTDGFVAGDYSYGITLSIILAVLVGAVSIVQFRMTRTKENR is encoded by the coding sequence ATGACTGACGCACCCGCCGAGCGGACTCGCGCGTCGCCCGAGCCGGTGCGCGGAACCCGGGGACGCGCACGGGTGGTGCCGTGGTGGTTCATCGCGCCGGCCGCCGTGATCTATTGCTTCGTGACCGTGGTGCCGGATGTTCAGGCCATGGCCTACAGTCTGACCGACTGGAACGGGCTGGCGAACCATTTCTCGTTCATCGGGCTCACCAACTATGTGTCCGCCTTCGAGAATCCCAACTTCGTCAAAGGGCTGGTGAACACGGTCGCCCTGACGATCATGATCACTCTCGCCCAGCTGGTGATCGGCCTCCTGCTCGCTCTCGCCCTGTCGACGCGGCTCAAATCCAAGACGGTCCTGCGCACGCTCTTCTTCACACCTGTCGTGCTCACCTCGGTCGCGGTCGGTTACATCTGGAAGTTCCTGTACGCGCCGACCGGAGCGATCAACCAGATCCTCGACGCGATCGGGCTCCACGCGCTGGCACACGACTGGCTGGGCGACCCGTCGGTCAACCTCTGGTCGATCGCCGTCATGTGCGTCTGGCAATCGGCCGGCGTGACCATGGTGATCTTCATCGCCGGACTGGAAGGCATCGATTCCGAGACGCTCGAAGCCGCCCACCTCGATGGGGCCAACGGGTGGCAGCGGTTCTGGTATGTCATCCGTCCCTTGCTCGCGCCAGCCGTCCTCATCAATTCCCTGCTCTGCGTCATCGGAGGTCTGAAGATCTTCGACCAGATCTTCATCACCACACAGGGCGGTCCGGCGCGGAGCACGGCCACGCTCGCCACCATGTCGTACACCGACGGGTTCGTGGCAGGCGACTACTCGTACGGGATAACGCTCTCGATCATCCTCGCCGTGCTCGTCGGAGCGGTGTCGATCGTGCAGTTCCGGATGACTCGGACCAAGGAGAACCGATGA
- a CDS encoding glycoside hydrolase family 2 protein, translated as MISHSLDNGWVVRAVGPVPPQAPSGAVAAPVPGSVHAALRAAGVIPDPLVGRNEREVRWVGETDWEYTLDFEAPAGLAERTDLVFDGLDTIATVELNGAVLGAVMNQHRSYRFDVTGHLRADSNALTVRFASPLRHIREEVARLGARPHLFDDPFNMIRKSAANFGWDWGPSLPTAGIWRSVRLETWSGARLGGVTTQTRWSRGDGFLRLRAEIEWSGGSPAPGRRLEVRVGDTIHTVAVETGQTLVTTAIDVPDIEPWWPRSHGSPVLHPLEVRLMSDGGAPPQSRASRIGFRSIDIVSSTDVDGRGFGIAVNGEIVAIRGANWIPLDILQPSRPATEYRRLLEDAADAHMNLIRVWGGGTYEADAFYEICDELGLLVWQDFLFACAAYPEEEPLASEVEAEAREAVSRLAGHACIALWCGNNENLWGNTDWNWQAELDGRTWGERYYFDVLPAIVQELAPDAVYIPGSPFSWQDPDPNAQGDGIMHAWDVWNQLDYEHYADIRPRFVSEFGFQGPPSWAAVAAALDEGDVDLEGEAWLGHQKAEDGAEKLRRTTTAHFGDLAGDDVLHWAQQLNQAHALQFGIDHFRSLGARNHGMIVWQLNDCWPGMSWSLVDSTGRRKPAWAAVRRAYQDTSVAIALRDGKYWAIVVNEKDHELRGRLDLERRDLESGEAVGHFRAELTIAPRGSAEVRMPAFLTATDDGAAEALLARLTESGRTVATRWHYFAPVRELRLPSPRYDLELERSAGGYVIRITARVHLRDLWLQFDRVDADGSVEQELATLAPGESAEIRVRTELELAAADLARFPVVCTANDVAERASRASTTAASIPGNRR; from the coding sequence ATGATCTCCCACTCTCTGGACAACGGATGGGTCGTGCGCGCGGTCGGGCCGGTGCCGCCACAGGCTCCGAGCGGTGCCGTCGCCGCCCCCGTCCCCGGCTCTGTGCACGCTGCGCTTCGGGCTGCCGGAGTCATCCCCGACCCCCTCGTCGGCCGGAACGAGCGAGAGGTGCGATGGGTGGGTGAGACGGATTGGGAGTACACCCTGGACTTCGAGGCGCCTGCCGGCCTGGCGGAGCGGACCGACCTCGTCTTCGACGGCCTGGACACGATCGCCACCGTCGAGCTCAACGGCGCGGTGCTCGGTGCCGTGATGAACCAGCATCGCAGCTACCGATTCGACGTGACGGGGCACCTCCGAGCCGACTCGAACGCGCTCACCGTGAGGTTCGCCTCGCCGCTGCGTCATATCCGCGAGGAGGTGGCCAGGCTGGGCGCCCGGCCGCACCTGTTCGACGACCCGTTCAACATGATCCGCAAGTCGGCAGCGAACTTCGGCTGGGATTGGGGGCCGAGCCTGCCCACGGCGGGAATCTGGCGATCCGTCCGATTGGAGACATGGAGCGGTGCCCGCCTCGGCGGCGTGACGACGCAGACGCGTTGGTCGAGAGGCGACGGCTTTCTCCGGCTGCGCGCGGAGATCGAGTGGTCCGGAGGCTCCCCTGCGCCCGGCAGGCGACTCGAGGTGCGCGTGGGCGACACGATCCACACTGTCGCCGTCGAGACCGGCCAGACCCTCGTCACGACGGCGATCGACGTTCCCGACATCGAGCCGTGGTGGCCGCGTTCGCATGGCAGTCCCGTCCTGCACCCCCTCGAAGTGAGGCTGATGTCGGACGGCGGTGCCCCGCCGCAGTCGCGTGCGAGCAGGATCGGCTTCCGGTCGATCGACATCGTTTCGTCGACGGACGTCGACGGGCGGGGCTTCGGCATCGCGGTCAACGGCGAGATCGTCGCCATCCGTGGCGCGAACTGGATTCCCCTCGACATCCTTCAGCCCTCCCGCCCCGCCACCGAATACCGGAGACTCCTGGAGGATGCTGCAGACGCCCATATGAACCTGATCCGCGTCTGGGGCGGAGGCACCTACGAGGCCGACGCGTTCTACGAGATCTGCGACGAGCTGGGGCTCCTCGTCTGGCAGGACTTCCTGTTCGCCTGTGCGGCCTATCCCGAAGAAGAGCCGCTCGCATCGGAGGTGGAGGCGGAAGCCAGGGAGGCGGTGTCCCGTCTCGCCGGTCACGCCTGCATCGCCCTCTGGTGCGGCAACAACGAGAACCTCTGGGGCAATACCGATTGGAACTGGCAGGCAGAGCTCGACGGCCGGACCTGGGGCGAGCGTTACTACTTCGACGTGCTGCCGGCGATCGTTCAGGAGTTGGCCCCGGATGCGGTCTACATTCCGGGCAGCCCGTTCTCGTGGCAGGACCCGGATCCGAACGCGCAGGGCGACGGAATCATGCACGCCTGGGACGTGTGGAACCAGCTGGACTATGAGCACTATGCGGACATCCGCCCGCGATTCGTGTCGGAGTTCGGGTTCCAGGGGCCGCCGAGCTGGGCGGCCGTCGCTGCGGCGCTGGACGAGGGCGACGTCGATCTCGAGGGGGAGGCGTGGCTCGGTCATCAGAAGGCGGAAGACGGCGCCGAGAAGCTCCGACGCACCACGACCGCGCACTTCGGCGACCTCGCAGGCGACGACGTCCTCCACTGGGCCCAACAACTCAATCAGGCGCACGCGCTCCAGTTCGGGATCGACCACTTCCGATCGCTGGGGGCGCGCAACCACGGGATGATCGTCTGGCAGCTGAACGACTGCTGGCCCGGGATGTCATGGTCGCTGGTCGACTCCACGGGTCGCCGCAAACCCGCCTGGGCCGCCGTGCGGCGTGCATACCAGGACACCTCGGTCGCCATCGCGCTGCGTGACGGCAAGTACTGGGCGATCGTCGTGAACGAGAAGGATCACGAGCTGCGCGGCCGGCTGGACCTCGAGCGACGTGACCTCGAGTCGGGGGAAGCCGTCGGGCACTTCCGTGCCGAGCTGACCATCGCGCCCCGCGGGAGCGCGGAGGTCAGAATGCCGGCCTTCCTCACCGCGACGGACGATGGGGCGGCGGAGGCGCTCCTCGCGCGCCTGACCGAGAGTGGTCGCACTGTTGCCACGCGCTGGCACTACTTCGCTCCGGTCCGCGAGCTCCGCCTCCCGAGCCCACGGTACGACCTGGAGCTGGAGCGGAGCGCCGGAGGATATGTGATCCGCATCACGGCGCGGGTGCACCTGCGTGATCTGTGGCTGCAGTTCGACCGGGTCGATGCCGACGGCTCGGTCGAGCAGGAGCTCGCCACCCTCGCGCCGGGGGAGTCCGCGGAGATCCGCGTGCGGACGGAGCTCGAACTCGCCGCAGCCGACCTCGCCCGGTTTCCCGTGGTCTGCACGGCCAACGACGTGGCGGAGCGCGCGAGCAGGGCATCGACGACGGCTGCATCGATCCCGGGGAACCGTCGATAA